One stretch of Bombina bombina isolate aBomBom1 chromosome 7, aBomBom1.pri, whole genome shotgun sequence DNA includes these proteins:
- the LOC128635886 gene encoding peptidyl-prolyl cis-trans isomerase FKBP1A-like: MGVQLETISPGDGRTFPKKGQTVHVHYVGLLEDGKKFDSSRDRDKPFKFKIGCHEVIRGWEEGVAQMSVGQRACLTCSPDYAYGKTGHPGIIPPNATLIFEVELLKME, encoded by the coding sequence ATGGGAGTGCAATTAGAGACAATCTCACCGGGAGATGGACGGACCTTCCCAAAGAAAGGGCAGACCGTGCATGTACATTATGTGGGGCTCCTGGAGGATGGCAAGAAGTTTGACTCATCCCGTGACAGAGACAAGCCTTTCAAGTTTAAGATTGGCTGTCATGAGGTGATCCGTGGCTGGGAGGAAGGAGTTGCACAGATGAGTGTGGGTCAGAGAGCTTGTCTCACTTGTTCCCCTGATTATGCCTATGGCAAAACTGGACACCCGGGGATCATACCCCCCAATGCCACCTTGATTTTTGAAGTTGAGTTGCTGAAGATGGAATGA